From a region of the Lactuca sativa cultivar Salinas chromosome 4, Lsat_Salinas_v11, whole genome shotgun sequence genome:
- the LOC111894435 gene encoding methionine aminopeptidase 1B, chloroplastic, producing MASVAASVSSCFHGENLSSSCSSLFSRATLAFSPSISGNDFNGRKRFMVLAKRLSGLEEAMRIRRAREQQTSTPIKRRTPLRRLKVSPRLPVPDHILKPPYVSTKLLPEISTEFQIHDEEGIARMRAACELAARVLEHAGTLVRPSVTTNEIDKAVHQMIIDNGAYPSPLGYGGFPKSVCTSVNECMCHGIPDSRQLQDGDIINIDVTVYLNGYHGDTSKTFLCGNVDEATKRLVKVTEECLERGISVCKDGALFRKIGKRISEHAEKFGYGVVERFVGHGVGTVFHSEPLIFHHRNEKPGSMVEGQTFTIEPILTLGRTECVTWEDNWTTLTKDGSPAAQFEHTILITRTGAEILTKC from the exons ATGGCTTCGGTTGCTGCTTCGGTTTCATCTTGTTTCCATGGAGAAAACTTGTCCTCTTCATGTTCTTCTCTTTTCTCAAGGGCTACGCTCGCCTTCTCCCCATCAATCTCCG GTAACGATTTCAACGGTAGAAAACGATTCATGGTTTTGGCGAAGAGATTATCAGGATTAGAGGAAGCCATGAGAATACGAAGGGCACGTGAGCAACAAACTTCAACACCAATTAAACGAAGAACACCTTTAAGGCGACTAAAGGTATCACCACGTCTTCCTGTTCCTGATCACATACTGAAGCCTCCTTACGTAAGCACAAAATTGTTACCAGAGATTTCAACTGAGTTCCAAATTCACGATGAAGAAGGCATTGCTCGCATGAGAGCTGCTTGTGAGCTCGCTGCTAGGGTTCTTGAGCACGCTGGAACTTTAGTTAGG CCATCGGTGACAACTAACGAGATTGATAAAGCAGTTCACCAAATGATTATAGACAATGGTGCTTACCCTTCACCTCTCGGCTATGGCGGATTCCCAAAAAGTGTTTGCACATCAGTTAATGAGTGTATGTGTCATGGAATACCTGATTCCCGTCAATTGCAG GATGGAGATATTATAAATATTGATGTCACAGTTTACTTAAAT GGTTATCATGGTGATACCTCAAAGACATTTTTATGTGGAAATGTTGATGAAGCCACAAAACGACTTGTGAAG GTTACTGAAGAGTGCTTGGAGAGAGGTATCTCTGTTTGCAAAGATGGtgctctttttagaaaaattgggAAAAGAATTAG TGAACATGCGGAAAAATTTGGCTATGGTGTTGTGGAGCGTTTTGTGGGACATGGTGTGGGAACTGTATTTCATTCAGAGCCACTTATATTTCATCACc GAAATGAGAAGCCTGGTAGCATGGTTGAAGGCCAAACATTTACTATTG AACCAATTCTTACACTTGGAAGAACAGAGTGTGTTACATGGGAAGATAATTGGACTACCTTAACAAAGGATGGAAGCCCTGCAGCTCAATTTGAGCACACTATTTTGATCACAAGAACTGGTGCAGAAATTTTGACAAAGTGTTAG